One genomic region from Lycorma delicatula isolate Av1 chromosome 1, ASM4794821v1, whole genome shotgun sequence encodes:
- the Rap2l gene encoding ras-associated protein 2-like, whose protein sequence is MREFKVVVLGSGGVGKSALTVQFVSGCFMEKYDPTIEDFYRKEIEVDNSPCVLEILDTAGTEQFASMRDLYIKNGQGFVVVYSLTNHQTFQDIKTMKELITRVKGSERVPILLVANKVDLEHQREVSTSEGNNLAQVWGCPFVEASAKNRTNVNEMFAEIVREMNFSPEKEKKSYCCCTVL, encoded by the coding sequence ATGCGTGAGTTTAAAGTCGTAGTACTCGGATCGGGTGGGGTTGGTAAAAGTGCACTTACAGTCCAATTCGTTTCCGGTTGTTTTATGGAGAAATATGATCCAACAATTGAAGATTTTTATAGGAAAGAAATTGAGGTGGATAATTCACCTTGTGTTCTAGAAATACTCGATACCGCAGGTACAGAACAGTTTGCTAGTATGCGtgatctttatattaaaaatggccAGGGTTTTGTTGTAGTTTACAGCTTAACTAATCATCAGACATTTCAAGACATTAAGACTATGAAGGAACTTATTACTCGTGTAAAAGGTTCTGAAAGGGTTCCAATATTATTGGTCGCCAACAAAGTGGATCTTGAACATCAAAGGGAGGTATCAACCAGCGAAGGGAACAACCTAGCACAAGTATGGGGCTGTCCTTTCGTTGAAGCGAGTGCTAAAAACAGGacaaatgttaatgaaatgttcGCTGAAATAGTGAGGGAAATGAATTTCAGtccagaaaaagagaaaaagagttACTGCTGCTGTACGgtgctataa